One window of the Bacteroidota bacterium genome contains the following:
- a CDS encoding geranylgeranylglyceryl/heptaprenylglyceryl phosphate synthase has protein sequence MQKKNYQYILKSKKNGKKLFAVLIDPDKFESTDVISKANRAGVDFIMVGGSILSDGSFEKCIQIIKKRTKIPVIIFPGNHLQISKNADGILLLSLISGRNPELLIGKQVIAAPLLKASQLELLPTGYMLIESGKQTSASYMSNTTPIPADKTNIAACTAMAGEQLGLQLIYMDAGSGAIQTVSEEMIKKVSKSISIPLIVGGGIDSPKKALLACKSGADVIVVGNAIEKNIDLLESIAKTIHTYKK, from the coding sequence ATGCAAAAAAAGAATTACCAATATATTCTAAAAAGTAAAAAAAACGGCAAAAAACTATTTGCTGTTTTAATTGACCCTGATAAATTTGAATCAACAGATGTGATCTCAAAAGCAAATCGCGCGGGCGTTGACTTCATCATGGTTGGGGGTAGCATACTGAGTGATGGAAGTTTCGAGAAATGTATCCAAATCATAAAAAAAAGAACAAAAATCCCAGTCATCATATTTCCTGGAAATCATCTTCAAATCAGCAAGAATGCGGATGGAATATTATTGCTTTCACTTATTTCAGGCAGAAACCCTGAACTTTTGATCGGCAAACAGGTTATTGCCGCACCGCTCTTAAAAGCAAGCCAACTGGAACTTTTACCAACCGGATACATGTTGATTGAGAGTGGCAAACAAACTTCCGCTTCATATATGAGCAATACAACCCCAATTCCTGCTGATAAAACAAACATTGCTGCATGTACAGCCATGGCAGGAGAACAATTGGGCCTTCAGCTAATCTATATGGATGCAGGAAGTGGTGCAATCCAGACAGTAAGTGAAGAGATGATAAAAAAAGTCAGCAAAAGCATTTCTATTCCATTGATTGTTGGCGGAGGCATTGACTCTCCTAAAAAGGCATTATTAGCATGCAAATCCGGTGCAGATGTAATTGTAGTGGGAAATGCTATTGAAAAAAATATTGACTTACTTGAATCCATTGCAAAAACAATTCATACTTATAAAAAATAA
- a CDS encoding ATP-binding protein, with the protein MAQTNTKIIRIALIGPESTAKSSLSEALAQHYNTVWVKEYSREYLSKISRTYTLQDVLTIAQEQLEQEKKALSHAQTFLFADTELILSKVWCEDVFHTCPDWIKNNILPYQYDLYLLTYPDLPWEADIYRENPNRRMFFFDWYEKELKAIQATYTIIKGTNEIRFSNCIDAIENFLSHSKINS; encoded by the coding sequence ATGGCGCAAACGAATACTAAAATAATACGCATTGCATTGATTGGGCCCGAAAGCACCGCCAAGAGTAGTCTTTCCGAAGCACTTGCCCAACACTACAACACGGTTTGGGTGAAAGAATATTCGCGCGAATACCTGTCAAAAATTTCAAGAACCTATACATTGCAAGATGTATTGACTATCGCACAAGAACAACTCGAACAAGAAAAAAAAGCATTGTCACATGCTCAAACATTTCTTTTTGCAGACACAGAATTAATACTTTCAAAAGTATGGTGCGAAGATGTCTTTCACACTTGTCCGGATTGGATAAAAAACAACATCCTTCCTTATCAATACGATTTATACCTACTCACCTACCCTGATTTACCATGGGAAGCAGACATCTATCGGGAGAACCCTAATCGAAGAATGTTTTTTTTCGATTGGTATGAAAAAGAGTTAAAAGCGATTCAAGCAACCTACACCATCATCAAAGGAACTAACGAAATTCGATTTTCCAACTGCATTGATGCCATCGAAAATTTTTTATCTCATTCTAAAATTAATTCATAG
- a CDS encoding thiamine phosphate synthase, whose translation MKLLVISSSGEIENEAQIITSLFEAGLDHFHLRKHKLSTKKTKELLNAIPAHFHNRIILHSHHNLARKFNLRGIHLTKSHIKKRFKTWITIKLIQLKNPDIILTTSFNNIGQLFEKDHHYAYNYVFLSPIFDSLNSKFQGGFTEHSLKSAIQKTNFNIVARGGVDVNAIEKSNEIGFAGLAFYSAIWRKKDPLAAFNKIIERFQELKIPIE comes from the coding sequence ATGAAATTGCTTGTTATTTCCAGCTCCGGTGAGATTGAAAATGAAGCCCAAATTATTACAAGCCTCTTTGAGGCCGGACTTGATCATTTTCATTTGAGGAAACATAAACTTTCCACAAAAAAAACGAAGGAGTTGCTCAACGCTATTCCTGCGCATTTTCACAATAGAATTATTTTACACTCGCATCATAATCTTGCTCGAAAATTTAATTTAAGAGGCATTCATTTAACAAAATCGCATATCAAAAAACGATTTAAAACTTGGATTACGATCAAGCTCATTCAACTAAAAAATCCGGATATCATTCTCACCACTTCTTTTAATAACATCGGACAACTTTTTGAAAAGGATCATCACTATGCCTACAACTATGTTTTTTTAAGCCCAATCTTTGATAGCTTAAACAGCAAGTTTCAAGGAGGTTTTACAGAGCACAGTCTTAAATCCGCCATTCAAAAAACAAATTTTAATATTGTTGCACGTGGTGGTGTCGATGTAAATGCAATTGAAAAATCAAATGAGATTGGTTTTGCTGGATTGGCATTTTATAGTGCAATCTGGAGAAAAAAAGATCCGTTAGCTGCATTCAACAAAATCATTGAGCGTTTTCAAGAATTAAAAATCCCAATTGAATAA
- a CDS encoding nicotinamide mononucleotide transporter codes for MNISEIFSSIRETLFQTSILEWAIFVAALGYVILATFENKWCWVFGIASSAMLVYLCFTGHLFLESGLNVFYVLIGFYGWYQWLYGSREKSELTITSFSLKKNIVLILIGLIFWFPLGFISHRYSTQALPYLDAFITAFSIIATWMQAKKIIENWLFWILLNGLGILLYSYRGFYLIALLSIIYTLLSVSGYFSWRKRILK; via the coding sequence ATGAACATTTCTGAAATTTTTTCTTCTATTCGAGAAACACTTTTTCAAACAAGTATACTTGAATGGGCCATTTTTGTCGCTGCACTCGGATATGTTATATTGGCTACTTTCGAAAACAAATGGTGCTGGGTATTTGGAATTGCATCCAGCGCTATGTTAGTATACCTTTGTTTTACCGGACACCTTTTCCTCGAAAGCGGATTAAATGTTTTTTATGTATTGATAGGCTTTTACGGCTGGTACCAATGGCTTTACGGTTCGAGAGAAAAATCAGAATTAACCATCACTTCTTTTTCATTAAAAAAAAATATTGTACTAATCCTTATTGGTTTGATATTTTGGTTTCCACTGGGATTTATCTCACATCGTTACTCCACACAAGCACTTCCCTACCTGGATGCATTCATAACAGCATTCAGCATTATAGCAACTTGGATGCAAGCAAAAAAAATTATTGAAAACTGGCTTTTCTGGATACTCTTAAATGGGTTAGGAATTTTATTGTATTCTTACAGAGGATTTTATTTAATTGCTTTACTTTCTATTATTTATACACTTTTATCTGTTTCAGGATATTTTTCATGGCGCAAACGAATACTAAAATAA